One segment of Ipomoea triloba cultivar NCNSP0323 chromosome 12, ASM357664v1 DNA contains the following:
- the LOC115999044 gene encoding DEAD-box ATP-dependent RNA helicase 13-like yields MASQPSDSKKKKQKKPKKRVREDSELLEHLDSLPWNFSLPETDDAFSHLFGDDELGGGFLSLEEVDETTYGLEISKSSGGNEQPKSKGKPKTKKQKISESHDDSIGEEGDDKADEEIKQMKKKRSKKKKGSLVNKTEENTELTAVSNNKNDDEEDSVDETEFYAWNEMRLHPLLMKSIYRQNFKEPTPIQRACIPAAAHQGKDVVGAAETGSGKTLAFGLPILQRLLEEKEKADRLNAEDGEVDEKIAPRGLLRALIVTPTRELALQVTDHIREVAKHTNIRVIAIVGGMSTEKQERLLKRRPEIVVGTPGRLWELMSGGEVHLIELHSLSFFVLDEADRMIETGHFQELQSIVDVLPMASRSTDGHSMETQNCITVSSVQRKKRQTFVFSATISLSADFRKKLKRGSQISKSNDELNSIETLSERAGMRADAAIVDLTNASIMANKLMESFIECREEDKDGYLYYILSVHGKGRTIVFCTSVAALRHLSSMLRILGINVSTLHAQMQQRARLKGIDRFRSNENGILIATDVAARGLDIPGVRTVVHYQLPHSAEVYVHRSGRTARAFSDGCSIALISPNDASKFASLCKSFAKESFQRFPVEISYMPEVMKRLSLARQIDKILRKDSQDKANKTWLERHAESVELELDDDDSEEERVKSFKQKKATSSQLKNLQQDLKSLLSLPLQPKTFSNRFLAGAGVSPLLQNQLEELAKLKLGKISNTGDSQRRKLVVIGQDCVEPLQALRSAGPEAHLDLKEIAEKRKNMDNIRRKRKEAKKRQREQRRKQRKKSQGAND; encoded by the exons ATGGCTTCTCAACCTTCGGATAGCAAGAAAAAGAAGCAGAAAAAACCTAAAAAGCGTGTCCGAGAAGACTCTGAACTACTTGAGCATCTCGACTCACTTCCATGGAACTTTTCGCTCCCTGAAACCGATGACGCGTTCTCCCATCTCTTCGGTGATGATGAACTCGGAGGAG GATTTTTATCACTGGAGGAGGTTGATGAAACAACATACGGATTGGAGATTTCAAAGTCGAGTGGAGGAAATGAGCAGCCAAAATCCAAGGGAaagccaaaaacaaaaaagcagAAAATAAGTGAAAGTCATGATGATTCCATTGGTGAAGAGGGAGATGATAAAGCTGATGaggaaataaaacaaatgaaaaagaaaagaagtaagaagaagaagggtAGCCTGGTGAATAAAACAGAAGAAAATACAGAATTAACAGCTG TTTCCAACAAcaaaaatgatgatgaagaggATTCAGTAGATGAGACTGAATTTTATGCATGGAATGAAATGAGACTTCATCCCTTGCTTATGAAATCAATATACAGACAGAATTTCAAGGAACCCACACCAATACAGAGAGCTTGTATTCCTGCAGCTGCTCATCAAGGAAAG GATGTTGTAGGTGCTGCAGAGACTGGATCTGGAAAAACACTTGCATTTGGTTTACCCATTCTTCAGCGCCTTcttgaagagaaagaaaaagctGACAGACTTAATGCAGAAGATGGGGAGGTAGATGAAAAAATAGCTCCTAGAGGTCTTCTTCGGGCTCTAATTGTTACTCCTACAAGAGAGCTTGCACTTCAG GTCACTGATCACATCAGGGAAGTAGCAAAACACACCAATATTAGGGTTATTGCTATTGTTGGTGGCATGTCTACTGAAAAGCAAGAGAGACTATTGAAACGAAGGCCTGAAATTGTGGTCGGGACTCCTGGGAGGCTCTGGGAACTTATGTCAGGTGGAGAAGTTCATCTTATAGAG ctacattcattatcatTCTTTGTGCTGGATGAGGCTGATCGCATGATAGAAACTGGGCATTTTCAAGAGTTGCAGTCCATAGTTGACGTGCTCCCCATGGCTAGTAGATCAACTGATGGGCATTCTATGGAAACACAGAATTGCATAACAGTTTCAAGTGTccaaagaaagaaaaggcaGACTTTTGTCTTTTCTGCAACTATTTCCCTATCTGCTGATTTTCGGAAGAAGTTGAAGCGTGGATCACAAATATCAAAGTCTAATGATGAGTTGAATTCAATTGAAACTCTTTCAGAGAGAGCAGGAATGCGAGCAGATGCTGCTATTGTTGACCTAACAAATGCATCAATAATGGCAAACAAGCTTATGGAGTCATTCATTGA GTGCAGGGAAGAAGATAAAGatggatatttatattatatcttGAGTGTTCATGGGAAAGGGCGCACAATTGTTTTCTGTACATCCGTTGCAGCATTACGCCATCTTTCCTCAATGTTGCGCATCCTTGGCATCAATGTTTCGACACTTCATGCCCAGATGCAACAGCGAGCACGACTAAAG GGAATTGATCGTTTTCGCTCGAATGAAAATGGCATACTTATTGCTACTGACGTTGCAGCCAGAGGCCTTGATATTCCCGGTGTTCGAACTGTTGTTCATTACCAGCTTCCACATTCAGCTGAG GTTTACGTTCATAGAAGTGGAAGAACTGCTAGAGCTTTCTCTGATGGGTGTAGTATTGCCCTAATCTCTCCAAATGATGCATCAAAGTTTGCTTCTCTATGCAAATCCTTTGCTAAG GAAAGCTTCCAGCGATTTCCTGTAGAGATATCATACATGCCGGAGGTTATGAAACGATTATCCCTTGCACGCCAAATAGACAAAATTCTTAGGAAAGACTCTCAG GATAAGGCCAATAAAACTTGGCTTGAACGACATGCTGAATCAGTTGAGTTGGAattggatgatgatgatagtgAGGAGGAAAGGGTAAAAAGTTTTAAACAAAAGAAAGCCACTTCTTCTCAATTAAAGAACCTGCAGCAG GATCTGAAGTCTCTTCTTTCTCTCCCATTACAACCCAAGACATTTTCAAATCGCTTTTTGGCAGGG GCTGGGGTTTCTCCTCTACTGCAGAACCAATTAGAGGAACTAGCTAAGCTGAAACTTGGCAAAATAAGTAATACTGGAGACAGTCAAAGGAGGAAATTGGTGGTTATTGGGCAGGATTGTGTGGAACCTCTCCAGGCACTTCGAAGTGCTGGTCCAGAG GCACATCTGGATTTGAAGGAGATTGCAGAAAAGCGGAAaaacatggacaacataaggagAAAGAGAAAAGAAGCGAAAAAAC GTCAGCGTGAGCAACGCCGAAAGCAGAGGAAAAAGTCTCAAGGTGCAAATGACTGA